The genomic DNA aaaagaaaaagatggaaAAAATGAGGTTAATGTCTGAAACACAAGGGTTTGCTGTTAATATTACATAGTTGGTAATTGTGCTATGGTTTGTTTAGTAAACTTGAAGCTGCTTTAGCAAACGttcttattttcttctcttcagTTGTTTGTTGTACAGTACTTACTGATATTGTGGCTGTTCTTGGTTTATAACTAAATTTTTATGGGGTATAAATGGCTAGGTTTCGATGGCGGCAACAATATCAACGCAGATATCCTGATGAATTTCTAGACAGATCCGATGCAAGGTATGGGTACTTAAGTAAGAGTGggtctatattatttttttttttgttatttagaaTTGATTCATCTAAAAGAGAGATATCTTGAGATGATCTGTTTAAGTTATGACAGAAATGGCAAAATACCGATAGATCCTTCTTTTCATCTACTATCATGAAAATTGTTTACTTTCCAGAGGGAAAGGTGATTATCAGATTGACTATGTGCCAGCACCGCGAATCACCGAAGCAGACAAACAAAATGATCGAAGGTATGCACCAATTTAGCAGACTGATCATTTGTAATTTACTATAATAAAAtgtttcatttcaatttctGGAATATATGAAGCAAAATATTAAGTAGAATAAATGATAGATATAACAACTGTTTTTAATAAcaaatgtttatgattttctccAATGATTTATTAACTTGGTTCTTATATTGTCCTTGTCTTCCTTTGGAGCGAGCAAATgtcgtttttcttttttttttttttttgaaggaaggaataTGTCCTTTTTCTTCGGTGTGGTATTTACTACAAATGTTCTTAAGCAAGGAatatttagtttgtttttttcgCACTTACCTTTATTGTTTTTTGATCGTGTTTTAGCTTTGAAATATTGGTGATTAAATAATGTTGATGCAAGATTGTCATCAGATATTTAAGGTGTATTGTTACCTGCTAGTGCATGTTCAGTCTTTAATTAGTAATGCTATGCTGTTATTGTTAGGTCTAACTGAGAAATATATCAATGTGAGTGCAGGATAGGCCAATCCTCTCCTGTCTCTTAGATAATAATAGAGTCAAAgctaatattattttgaatgagAGACATGAAAACCTAATTAGGCCATTTGCTTTACCATtgctaaatttttttaaagaactgaAGTTGTCTTCAGAGATAATTGCTGCGTGGTTGAATAGTCTCTTATTACTTGCCTCTTTAGGTCACTACAAAGGGCTCTTGATAGAAGACTTTACCTTCTTCTCTTTGGTGATGCTTATGGGGCTCCAAGTGGAAAGCCTGTGTGGCATTTTCCAGAAAAAGTATATGAATCAGAGGATACCATGCGTAAGGTGAACATTCTTATGTGGTTTTCCCCTTCTTATTTCCTATATCTtccagtgttgttaaatagcagcCTTAGCGATGATATATCTATAGCACTTtagcatagcagaatttgaatCAATTGATATTGTTTTGTGCtatatttagtacaaaatgttgtcaaatagttgCTATAGTGGTGCGGAGTTTGAAAAAACCACTATTTTCTGTAATctgcaattgacaacactgataTCTTGTTTTCACTCGtaccttttttataaaaaaaattgcagtgTGCAGAATCTGCCTTGAAATCAGTCTTGGGAGATCTTTCAAATACATATTTTGTCGGAAATGCTCCGATGGCCCATATTGTTGTTCAGCCTAAAGAAGAGCAGACAGGATCAACATCTTTTAAGGTATGTTTGTAGGAAATTTTGCGTAACTTCAATCTACTATTGGAAGGTTGACATCTTTCAATATGTTATTTCTATCGGTATGTGTTGGCATTTTCTGAAAATGACTTTGTAGGCCTTTGCAATTTGTTTGGTTGTACAACATAATTCCAAAACTAGCCTTTTCAATACTTCTGACTTATTTCTCTGTGGAAATTCATTATACTTGCTCATTCTTTCCTTTACCCAAATCCTCTGTCAGAAATTCTTCTTCAAATCACAAGTAATTGCTAAAAACAAGTTCGACATTGGCAAAGGTGAGGACTTTGTTTGGGTGACTAAGGATGAATTGATGGAGTATTTTCCTGAGCAAGCTGAGTTTTTAAACAAAATGATCATTAGCTGATGACAGTGGAGATGGTTGTTTAATCAAAACTATTACCTGGTtcattgaattttgaaagaagatgAATGTAACAGTTTACTTGGTtcattgaattttgaaagaagatgAATGTAACAGTTTCTGGGATCAACAAAAGgtgtttgaattaaaattagatTTAACATCTCAGTCTGAGGCCATTATTTAGAAACTTATTTCTACTTGTCAGCCGGGGTGTCAGCTGTATTTTGGCCGTAGTTTGTGCTGTAATAACAAGTTGCCATGGTGATTATGATGTTGAGAATATGTTGCCCAATTTTGTAGCTGTTGTCCATGGATATATCTTATTAGCTAGCTCACCAACTAGTCTTGTTCTGGTGTCTAAAATAACACTTTCTCCTActttttgatttaaaatattttgaaaggaaATGGTGATATCGATTGTCAAATTAATTTAGTGTGAACtgtaaaaacttaattaaaaataaaaaaatatcaatagattatattgtttgtttgatttgatttaatctaaacttcaccaattttttttaatggaaaatttaACCAAACTTTTActcattattttattgaaattattattactCGTATTTGCACAAGTAGTAAGTCTCACTAAAAAATAACTGTGTATTAATTAGTTAAGTTTAAAATTAACTTAAGGGCACTTGTTGGATTATATGATTTAGAGGAGATTTCATGATAAGTATTTTTAGTGTTCATTTCGGCCAACTCTCGATTATCTTTCTTTGATTGAATGACTGTATTTCTACGATACTTGTTTTTCCAGTTATAAAGTATGACTAAATGATTCTACTCACATTCGACCTATTGTCCAGGTGGTTTGGCCAGTCCTAGGCCAAGAAATATTGGATGGTGGTGTAGGCGGAGTAACTACAAAGTTCTCCCATACATATCACACTAATGACATAGttatggaagaagaagaatt from Medicago truncatula cultivar Jemalong A17 chromosome 8, MtrunA17r5.0-ANR, whole genome shotgun sequence includes the following:
- the LOC11413815 gene encoding 39S ribosomal protein L46, mitochondrial isoform X2; the protein is MKMMSLVRPLLMRRGFSTSSEKMVASVLFERLPVVIPKIDPNVYAFQEFSFRWRQQYQRRYPDEFLDRSDARGKGDYQIDYVPAPRITEADKQNDRRSLQRALDRRLYLLLFGDAYGAPSGKPVWHFPEKVYESEDTMRKCAESALKSVLGDLSNTYFVGNAPMAHIVVQPKEEQTGSTSFKVVWPVLGQEILDGGVGGVTTKFSHTYHTNDIVMEEEELVTVTLNVCLIS
- the LOC11413815 gene encoding 39S ribosomal protein L46, mitochondrial isoform X1, which gives rise to MKMMSLVRPLLMRRGFSTSSEKMVASVLFERLPVVIPKIDPNVYAFQEFSFRWRQQYQRRYPDEFLDRSDARGKGDYQIDYVPAPRITEADKQNDRRSLQRALDRRLYLLLFGDAYGAPSGKPVWHFPEKVYESEDTMRKCAESALKSVLGDLSNTYFVGNAPMAHIVVQPKEEQTGSTSFKKFFFKSQVIAKNKFDIGKGEDFVWVTKDELMEYFPEQAEFLNKMIIS